Proteins found in one Alicyclobacillus cycloheptanicus genomic segment:
- a CDS encoding RrF2 family transcriptional regulator, with product MKISTKGRYGLMLLVDLAMHEGGSPVSLKSVAERQGLSDHYLEQLIAPLRNAEFVRSVRGAYGGYMLAKPKSEITVKEVILTLEGPLTIVDDDFDDGLGQLWDRLRNAILDVLGSVTLEDLVAMREAEQGPPMFYI from the coding sequence GTGAAAATCTCGACGAAGGGCAGATACGGCCTGATGCTGCTGGTCGATCTCGCCATGCACGAAGGCGGGTCTCCGGTGTCACTCAAGTCTGTCGCAGAACGACAGGGCTTGTCCGATCATTACCTGGAGCAGCTCATCGCACCGCTGCGCAATGCGGAGTTTGTGCGCAGTGTGCGCGGGGCGTACGGCGGCTATATGTTGGCCAAACCCAAGTCGGAAATCACCGTGAAGGAAGTGATTCTGACCCTGGAGGGTCCTTTGACGATTGTCGATGACGATTTTGACGACGGACTGGGGCAGCTGTGGGACCGGCTGAGAAATGCCATCCTCGACGTGCTCGGGTCGGTGACGCTCGAAGACCTCGTGGCCATGCGCGAGGCCGAGCAGGGGCCGCCGATGTTCTATATCTAG
- a CDS encoding cysteine desulfurase family protein, with product MIYLDNAATTPLHPDVFRAMAPYLQEAFGNPSSLYALGRSARKAVEAARAQVAAFAGCKTGDIVFTSGGTEADHAAMVGAWLAGRSQGRNHIVTTAIEHHAVLDTCAFLESLGAQVSYVAPQANGVVRVEDVLAHLRPDTAVVSVMAVNNELGTLQPIRELAAQVKQRDPDVMVHTDCVQAAGVMPLALGDSQVDLAALSAHKVHGPKGVGALYVREGTRWRPVVHGGNQEHKRRAGTEHVAGIVGFGAAAARLSANWAGHLAHLDKLRDTFVRGLAEIPDVQVQSPPEGAPTIVNVRFLGVRNDRLLMRLDLAGVAASAGSACTAGSLEPSHVLLACGHDREVAQQSVRFSFSELTTAEEIEDAIAIIAREISQLRQNRSDS from the coding sequence GTGATTTACCTGGACAATGCGGCGACGACACCGCTTCACCCCGATGTGTTTCGGGCCATGGCGCCGTACTTGCAGGAGGCGTTTGGCAATCCGTCCAGCCTGTACGCGCTGGGGCGCAGCGCGCGCAAGGCGGTGGAAGCGGCGCGCGCGCAGGTCGCAGCGTTTGCAGGGTGCAAGACGGGTGATATCGTGTTTACGAGCGGGGGAACCGAAGCCGACCATGCGGCCATGGTCGGCGCTTGGCTGGCTGGGCGCAGCCAGGGCCGCAATCACATCGTCACCACCGCGATCGAGCATCACGCTGTGCTCGATACGTGTGCGTTTCTGGAATCCCTCGGCGCACAGGTCAGTTATGTGGCGCCGCAGGCAAACGGCGTGGTACGGGTCGAGGATGTGCTGGCGCACCTGCGTCCAGATACGGCGGTTGTTTCGGTGATGGCGGTCAACAATGAGCTCGGCACTCTTCAGCCGATTCGCGAACTGGCGGCCCAGGTGAAACAACGCGACCCAGACGTGATGGTTCACACCGACTGCGTGCAGGCGGCTGGGGTGATGCCGCTGGCGTTGGGGGATTCGCAGGTTGACCTGGCCGCGCTTTCGGCACACAAGGTGCATGGGCCGAAAGGGGTCGGCGCGTTGTACGTGCGCGAGGGCACACGCTGGCGGCCTGTCGTCCACGGGGGCAATCAGGAGCACAAACGACGGGCTGGGACGGAGCATGTGGCGGGCATCGTCGGGTTCGGCGCGGCAGCGGCGCGCCTTTCCGCCAACTGGGCGGGGCATCTCGCGCACCTGGACAAGCTGCGGGACACGTTTGTGCGCGGGCTGGCGGAGATACCGGACGTCCAGGTGCAAAGTCCGCCGGAGGGCGCGCCGACGATTGTCAACGTCCGGTTTCTCGGCGTGCGCAACGACCGCCTCTTGATGCGGCTCGACCTCGCGGGCGTGGCTGCCTCAGCCGGATCGGCGTGTACGGCAGGCAGTCTCGAACCCAGTCACGTCCTGCTGGCGTGCGGACACGACAGGGAAGTGGCGCAGCAGTCCGTGCGGTTCAGCTTTTCCGAGCTGACGACCGCAGAGGAGATCGAGGATGCAATTGCCATTATTGCGCGTGAAATCAGTCAACTCCGACAAAACCGATCGGATTCGTGA
- the crcB gene encoding fluoride efflux transporter CrcB produces MAFLLVGTGGILGALFRYQLSKWIGERLIVSFPVATLFINVTGSFLLGLFTRSLAGWLPQFGPSPMLLFGVGLCGAYTTFSTFSYEFIILLRERRYAAALLYLASSFVFCIAAGGLGLYGFPS; encoded by the coding sequence GTGGCATTCCTGCTCGTGGGCACCGGCGGCATTCTGGGTGCGCTCTTCCGCTATCAGCTGTCGAAGTGGATTGGCGAGCGGCTCATCGTCTCCTTTCCTGTGGCCACCCTGTTCATCAACGTGACTGGCTCCTTTTTGCTGGGCCTGTTCACGCGGTCGCTCGCTGGCTGGCTCCCGCAGTTCGGGCCTTCTCCCATGCTGCTTTTCGGTGTTGGCCTGTGCGGGGCCTACACCACCTTCTCCACGTTCTCCTATGAATTCATCATCCTGCTCAGAGAGCGCAGGTATGCTGCCGCCTTGCTCTATCTGGCGAGTTCGTTTGTATTCTGCATCGCGGCAGGCGGGCTGGGCCTCTACGGCTTCCCATCCTAA
- the crcB gene encoding fluoride efflux transporter CrcB → MAYLAVAIGGFIGACLRFVISEMIGTVHGFPLATLCINVTGSFFLAWFYTITLERIPIHPHLRLGVGTGLVGAFTTFSTLTVDTWKLVEAGMYTDAALYVTLSFVLGLAAAGFGYALAARQSRLRFQPDFRKEG, encoded by the coding sequence GTGGCGTATCTAGCAGTGGCCATCGGAGGATTTATCGGCGCCTGCTTGCGGTTTGTGATCAGCGAGATGATTGGCACTGTCCACGGGTTCCCGCTTGCGACCTTGTGCATCAATGTCACGGGAAGCTTCTTTCTGGCGTGGTTCTACACCATCACATTGGAGCGCATTCCAATTCATCCGCATCTGCGGTTAGGCGTTGGAACGGGCTTGGTCGGTGCGTTCACCACCTTCTCGACATTGACAGTTGACACCTGGAAGCTGGTTGAAGCGGGCATGTATACCGACGCAGCGCTCTACGTGACGCTTTCGTTTGTACTCGGACTGGCTGCCGCAGGCTTCGGCTACGCACTCGCAGCCCGTCAATCGAGGCTTCGTTTTCAGCCTGACTTTCGAAAGGAGGGCTGA
- a CDS encoding AI-2E family transporter, producing the protein MDVSGKTLRIVLTVFAILLSIYLLGQLRGFIHDIWVVLKALVIPFLIALVITYLLEPLVNLLTARKVPRGIAIIVIYCAFVLLVIVAVLNAIPMVNRQFAQLGEHLPALIAQANHWLDELNQRKQYLPEAVRKGLESALTQSEQHVTEYAASVLSMVNSTVNALFIIVTVPFIAFYMLKDAKAIGRGMVRLAPLRYREEVAAVLSAVDQTFGSYVRGQLLVMLAVGVLTYAGLLVVHMPYALLLALFLAIADLIPYIGPIIGAAPALLLALAISPQMALKVLIVNVIVQQCEGNLLSPQIMGRTLKLHPLSIVAALLIGGEVGGVLGLMVAVPVLAVCKVVWQTVRELRGGDEA; encoded by the coding sequence ATGGATGTGTCCGGAAAAACGCTGAGAATCGTTTTGACGGTGTTTGCGATTTTGCTCTCCATCTACCTGCTTGGCCAGTTGCGAGGGTTTATTCACGACATCTGGGTGGTTCTCAAGGCGCTCGTGATTCCGTTCCTCATCGCGTTGGTCATCACCTATCTGCTGGAACCGCTGGTCAACCTGCTCACCGCGCGCAAAGTGCCGCGCGGCATCGCGATTATCGTGATTTACTGTGCCTTCGTGCTGCTGGTGATTGTGGCGGTGCTCAACGCGATCCCGATGGTCAACCGCCAGTTCGCCCAATTGGGCGAACACCTCCCGGCGCTGATTGCACAGGCGAATCACTGGCTCGACGAACTCAACCAGCGCAAACAGTACCTCCCGGAAGCGGTGCGCAAGGGCCTCGAGTCCGCACTCACGCAGTCCGAGCAGCATGTCACGGAGTACGCGGCCAGCGTGTTGTCGATGGTCAACAGCACCGTCAACGCTCTGTTCATCATCGTGACGGTTCCGTTCATCGCGTTCTATATGTTGAAGGACGCCAAGGCCATCGGGCGCGGCATGGTTCGGCTCGCCCCGCTTCGGTACCGTGAAGAGGTGGCAGCGGTGCTGTCTGCCGTCGACCAGACCTTTGGCAGCTACGTTCGCGGACAACTGCTCGTGATGCTGGCCGTTGGGGTGCTCACCTACGCGGGGCTGCTGGTGGTGCACATGCCCTATGCGCTCTTGCTGGCGCTGTTCCTGGCGATTGCCGACCTCATCCCGTACATTGGCCCGATTATCGGGGCGGCGCCAGCCCTCCTGTTGGCACTGGCGATCAGCCCGCAAATGGCGCTGAAGGTGCTGATTGTGAACGTCATTGTGCAGCAGTGCGAAGGGAACTTGCTGTCGCCGCAAATCATGGGCAGAACGCTGAAACTGCACCCGTTGTCGATTGTCGCGGCATTGCTCATCGGCGGGGAGGTTGGCGGTGTTCTCGGGCTGATGGTGGCGGTGCCCGTGCTCGCGGTCTGCAAGGTGGTGTGGCAGACGGTGCGCGAACTGCGCGGCGGCGACGAAGCGTAG
- the alaS gene encoding alanine--tRNA ligase — protein MKKLSGQEIRRMYKQFFAERGHLVFPSASLVPHNDPTLLWINAGMAPLKPYFDGREIPERPRIVSSQKCIRTNDIENVGHTARHQTFFEMLGNFSFGDYFKQEAIPWAWEFLTQHLELDPARLSVTIHHSDDEAYAIWHDVVGLPDERIIRGDEDNFWEIGEGPCGPCSEIFYDRGAEFGCGKADCQAGCDCDRFLEIWNLVFTQYNREPDGSYTPLPKKNIDTGMGLERIASVLQDVPNNFETDLFKPLIDAAANISGQVYGQDAANDVHFKIIADHVRTVVFAIGDGALPGNEGRGYIIRRLLRRAVRSGRKLGVDRPFLNELVSVVSDIMGQDYPEVREKLDFIRKVVRTEEERFHETLADGETLLAEWLDRLAANGETTLAGRDAFKLYDTFGFPIDLTEEIAAERGFLVDRDAFAKELEQQRTRARQARQTVDGMNAQRTALETLTVGSRFVGYDELSAQAHVVALLQNGELVDHLQAGEEGQVILDVTPFYAESGGQVADQGEIRGQDGSAAVTDVQKAPHGQHVHTVKVTAGVLSIHDAVTAAVDASARRDTIKNHTATHLLHKALREVLGTHVAQAGSLVEPERLRFDFSHFGQMSPAELRDVEQRVNAAIWRDDPVVIEEMDLEAAKALGAMALFGEKYGNRVRVVQAGDYSIELCGGCHVPRTGLIGQFRIVSESGIGSGVRRIEAVTGRYAYQYAVAQETILQQASTLLKTSPAELTGRIERTLEEMRGLERALESVQARLLRGKAGELVENVVTVQDIPVVSAVVEGADAEALRRITDEIRAKLPSCVVVLGSAVNGKVALVAAVSADLQKRNLHAGKLVKQVAEQTGGGGGGRPDLAQAGGRDVDKLPAAIAAVPDMIASFLS, from the coding sequence GTGAAGAAACTTTCTGGTCAAGAGATCCGGCGCATGTACAAGCAGTTCTTTGCCGAGCGCGGACACCTGGTGTTTCCAAGTGCCAGCCTGGTGCCGCACAACGACCCGACACTGCTGTGGATCAACGCTGGGATGGCGCCGCTGAAACCTTACTTCGACGGACGCGAAATTCCAGAGCGCCCGCGCATTGTCAGCTCGCAAAAGTGCATTCGCACGAACGACATCGAAAACGTGGGGCACACCGCGCGCCACCAGACCTTCTTCGAGATGCTCGGGAATTTTTCGTTTGGCGACTACTTCAAGCAAGAGGCGATTCCCTGGGCCTGGGAATTTCTCACCCAGCATCTGGAGCTCGACCCGGCGCGCCTGTCGGTGACGATTCACCACTCGGACGACGAGGCCTACGCCATTTGGCACGATGTCGTAGGCCTCCCCGACGAGCGCATCATTCGCGGGGACGAGGATAACTTCTGGGAAATCGGCGAAGGTCCTTGCGGCCCTTGCTCGGAAATCTTTTACGATCGCGGCGCAGAATTCGGCTGCGGCAAAGCGGACTGCCAGGCGGGCTGTGACTGCGACCGCTTCCTGGAAATCTGGAACCTTGTGTTCACCCAGTACAACCGGGAGCCAGACGGTTCCTATACGCCGCTGCCGAAGAAGAACATTGACACGGGGATGGGCCTGGAACGCATTGCGTCCGTCCTGCAGGACGTGCCGAACAACTTTGAAACCGACCTGTTCAAACCGTTGATTGACGCGGCCGCGAACATTTCCGGACAGGTCTACGGCCAGGATGCGGCCAACGACGTACACTTCAAAATCATCGCCGACCACGTTCGAACCGTCGTGTTTGCGATTGGCGACGGCGCGCTCCCGGGCAACGAAGGACGCGGCTACATTATTCGCCGCCTGCTCCGGCGCGCAGTGCGAAGCGGGCGGAAACTCGGGGTCGACCGGCCCTTTTTGAACGAGCTGGTCAGCGTTGTCTCGGACATCATGGGCCAGGACTACCCTGAGGTCCGCGAAAAGCTGGACTTCATTCGCAAGGTCGTGCGAACCGAAGAAGAACGTTTCCACGAAACCTTGGCGGACGGCGAAACGCTCCTCGCGGAGTGGCTGGACCGCCTCGCCGCGAACGGAGAAACCACCCTGGCGGGGCGCGACGCCTTCAAGCTCTACGACACCTTCGGGTTTCCGATTGACCTCACCGAGGAAATCGCGGCCGAGCGCGGTTTTTTGGTCGATCGCGACGCGTTCGCAAAGGAACTGGAGCAGCAGCGCACGCGTGCGCGTCAGGCGCGGCAGACCGTGGACGGCATGAACGCACAGCGCACGGCGCTCGAGACGCTGACTGTGGGCAGCCGCTTCGTCGGCTACGACGAACTCTCTGCACAAGCACACGTGGTGGCGCTGCTCCAGAACGGTGAACTGGTGGACCACTTGCAAGCGGGCGAAGAGGGCCAGGTCATTCTCGACGTGACGCCCTTTTACGCCGAGAGCGGCGGTCAGGTCGCAGATCAGGGCGAGATTCGAGGACAGGACGGCAGCGCAGCGGTCACCGATGTGCAGAAGGCGCCGCACGGTCAGCACGTGCATACGGTCAAGGTCACGGCAGGGGTGCTGTCCATCCATGACGCGGTGACTGCCGCTGTGGACGCGTCTGCCCGCCGCGACACCATCAAGAACCACACGGCGACGCACCTGCTGCACAAAGCACTGCGCGAAGTCCTGGGGACGCACGTGGCACAGGCGGGATCGTTAGTCGAACCTGAACGCCTCCGCTTCGACTTCTCGCACTTTGGGCAGATGTCGCCCGCGGAGCTGCGGGACGTGGAGCAGCGGGTCAATGCGGCGATTTGGCGCGACGACCCGGTGGTGATTGAAGAAATGGACCTCGAGGCGGCGAAAGCCCTCGGCGCTATGGCGTTGTTCGGCGAGAAGTACGGCAACCGCGTGCGCGTGGTGCAGGCGGGCGATTACAGCATTGAACTGTGCGGGGGCTGCCATGTGCCGCGGACCGGGCTGATTGGCCAGTTCCGGATTGTGTCGGAGTCTGGCATCGGGTCGGGCGTGCGCCGCATCGAAGCGGTCACGGGCCGTTATGCTTACCAGTACGCGGTGGCGCAGGAGACCATCCTTCAGCAGGCGAGCACCCTGCTGAAAACATCGCCGGCAGAATTGACTGGGCGGATTGAGCGAACGCTGGAAGAGATGCGGGGCCTGGAACGCGCGCTGGAGTCCGTGCAGGCGCGGTTGCTGCGCGGCAAGGCGGGAGAGCTGGTGGAGAACGTCGTGACGGTCCAGGACATTCCGGTGGTGTCGGCCGTCGTGGAGGGTGCGGACGCAGAAGCCCTGCGCCGCATCACGGACGAGATCCGCGCCAAACTGCCGTCCTGCGTCGTCGTGCTGGGCAGCGCGGTGAACGGCAAGGTCGCGTTGGTGGCGGCGGTGTCCGCAGACCTGCAAAAGCGCAATCTGCACGCCGGCAAGCTGGTGAAACAGGTCGCTGAGCAAACGGGCGGCGGCGGCGGCGGACGTCCGGACTTGGCACAGGCCGGCGGGCGCGACGTCGACAAGCTGCCAGCAGCCATTGCGGCTGTTCCGGACATGATTGCAAGTTTCCTGTCCTGA
- a CDS encoding IreB family regulatory phosphoprotein produces the protein MGAGFDETMRFEAKSENEEARRAFELAYRALTEKGYNPIYQIAGYLISGDPAYITSHLDARNTIRRIERDDLIEELVRAYAQWTTHADSGR, from the coding sequence ATGGGGGCAGGGTTCGACGAAACCATGCGTTTCGAGGCGAAATCCGAAAATGAAGAGGCGCGGCGGGCATTTGAACTGGCGTATCGTGCGCTGACTGAAAAAGGGTACAATCCAATCTATCAAATCGCAGGCTATTTGATTTCCGGCGATCCGGCCTACATCACAAGTCACCTGGATGCGCGCAACACGATTCGCAGAATTGAACGGGACGACCTCATTGAAGAACTCGTACGGGCTTATGCCCAGTGGACAACGCATGCGGATTCTGGCCGTTGA
- the ruvX gene encoding Holliday junction resolvase RuvX: MRILAVDYGLARIGLAMSDETALLAQSLAVIKRTSDAEACREIHAVAARHGVEKIVVGLPKLMSGELGERAKLCQRFADRLARETGLPVVLYDERFTTAQAERMLIEADVRRKKRKQVVDAVAATVLLQNYLDAERT, from the coding sequence ATGCGGATTCTGGCCGTTGACTACGGACTCGCCCGCATTGGCCTGGCAATGAGTGACGAGACAGCCCTCTTGGCACAAAGTTTAGCGGTCATCAAGCGCACCTCAGATGCGGAAGCGTGCAGAGAAATCCACGCCGTGGCGGCCCGCCACGGCGTGGAAAAGATTGTCGTCGGTCTGCCCAAGTTGATGAGTGGTGAACTCGGGGAGCGGGCCAAACTGTGCCAGCGTTTTGCGGATCGGCTGGCGCGTGAAACCGGGCTGCCGGTTGTCCTGTACGATGAACGGTTTACCACCGCGCAGGCGGAGCGCATGTTGATTGAAGCCGATGTCCGCCGCAAGAAACGAAAACAGGTGGTCGACGCGGTGGCGGCGACGGTGCTGCTGCAAAACTACCTGGATGCAGAGAGAACCTGA
- the mltG gene encoding endolytic transglycosylase MltG has product MLQRQPEPADVKHRMLRSRYTRLLALGLLLAAGLIVCWWVRMSTHPAAETGRVARVVVQPGESPKQVARELQSAGLIRNALVFRVYLSVTGQDRRIQAGQYRLPAGASMAQIAHSLQRGVLPAVRVTIPEGFTVTQIADRLAAAGVCSRQAFLQAEEKDSFDEPFLQQLPHRTAVKYRLEGYLFPDTYVLSRGGPAHDAVDAMLLDFQRHLNGPLLQEIARQHRTLADVITEASLIEREALVNRDRPLIASVIANRLRRHMPLAIDATVAYVLGHVDVVTRADTRIHDPYNTYVITGLPPGPIASSGLSSIQAALHPAHTPYLYYVAKNDGSGGSYFATTYAQQLRNERLSQENLERARRAWQERGPEQSA; this is encoded by the coding sequence TTGCTGCAACGACAGCCAGAACCTGCAGACGTCAAACATCGCATGCTCCGCAGCCGATACACGCGGCTCCTGGCTTTGGGGCTCCTGCTGGCGGCGGGGCTCATCGTTTGTTGGTGGGTGCGCATGAGCACCCATCCGGCCGCGGAAACCGGCCGGGTTGCGCGCGTGGTCGTTCAGCCCGGCGAGTCGCCGAAGCAGGTGGCCAGAGAACTGCAGTCCGCGGGGCTCATCCGAAACGCGCTCGTGTTTCGGGTATACCTGTCGGTGACGGGGCAGGACCGCCGCATTCAGGCAGGCCAATACCGCCTGCCCGCCGGAGCGTCGATGGCGCAAATCGCACACAGCCTTCAGCGGGGCGTCCTGCCCGCGGTGCGGGTGACCATTCCGGAAGGGTTCACGGTGACGCAGATTGCCGACCGTCTGGCGGCCGCCGGGGTCTGCTCCCGGCAGGCTTTTCTCCAGGCAGAGGAGAAAGACTCGTTTGACGAACCGTTTCTGCAGCAGCTGCCGCACCGCACGGCGGTGAAGTACCGGCTGGAAGGGTATCTGTTTCCGGATACCTACGTGCTGTCTCGCGGGGGTCCTGCGCACGACGCGGTCGATGCCATGCTGCTCGATTTTCAGCGTCACCTGAACGGGCCGTTGCTGCAGGAGATTGCGCGCCAGCACCGCACCCTGGCGGACGTCATCACCGAAGCGTCCTTGATTGAGCGGGAGGCGCTGGTGAATCGTGATCGGCCGCTGATTGCCAGTGTCATCGCCAATCGCCTGCGCCGGCACATGCCGCTGGCAATTGACGCGACGGTTGCGTATGTCCTGGGCCACGTGGATGTGGTCACGCGGGCAGACACGCGCATTCATGACCCCTACAATACGTATGTCATCACCGGACTCCCGCCGGGGCCGATTGCGAGCTCAGGCCTGTCGTCGATTCAGGCAGCCCTGCACCCGGCGCACACCCCGTACCTCTACTATGTCGCCAAAAACGACGGCAGCGGGGGCTCTTATTTTGCGACGACCTACGCACAGCAGCTCCGCAATGAACGGCTGAGCCAGGAAAACCTGGAACGCGCGCGGCGCGCATGGCAGGAACGCGGACCAGAGCAGTCCGCATAA
- a CDS encoding penicillin-binding transpeptidase domain-containing protein — protein MRRRILWCTTGVMVSFAVLLGRLFVLCTGAHAAPGQPASRWQSGVQARADLEHLRFVRTDDARGRILYRNGEPWTGAWTDTEVGAAGGQRVRVGIHNEMRAAAKQRDPVVGQLGLPDVWPSAKVVPEQGRSGLEAAFDAELSGKRPGYVGTLADAKGRKYPQLYAIPPVSGADVRTTIDPAWQRAAEHALQAARAATGAVVVLDVPTGDVLAMASVNREDPWRNVAITAQTPGSVFKIVTLAAAMESYRYAPNAVFHCFGQVEHPGVQMKCWTVHGRETLLTAFAQSCDVAFAEVGMGTGRRAMERIAARLHVTDAPLQAVHGKPVLPGAEAGRVFARSGQDAGLLANTAIGQEDVRLSPLAAANLAATIARGGRCQQPRLVLDAERGGAVVREYRAARGNAAIARSTAAQIGAGMRAAVTLPTGTGHFLAGSAMQPAVKTGTAEVGRGLVNAWVVGYAPAAHPRIAFCVFDGAVPSAVGHRAAREMVQALAQSYTQFFPSTDIG, from the coding sequence ATGCGCCGACGGATTTTATGGTGTACAACCGGGGTGATGGTCAGCTTCGCCGTCCTGCTGGGACGGCTGTTTGTGCTGTGCACAGGCGCGCATGCAGCGCCGGGGCAGCCCGCGTCGCGGTGGCAGTCAGGGGTGCAGGCGCGCGCGGATTTGGAGCATCTCCGGTTCGTGCGCACAGACGACGCGCGCGGCCGTATCCTCTACCGAAACGGGGAGCCGTGGACCGGCGCGTGGACCGACACCGAAGTGGGGGCGGCAGGCGGGCAGCGGGTGCGGGTCGGGATCCACAACGAAATGCGCGCCGCAGCAAAGCAGCGTGACCCCGTCGTGGGGCAGCTGGGACTGCCCGACGTGTGGCCGTCCGCCAAGGTGGTGCCGGAGCAGGGGCGTTCGGGGCTGGAAGCCGCCTTCGACGCGGAACTGTCCGGGAAGCGTCCGGGCTACGTGGGCACCCTGGCCGATGCCAAGGGCCGCAAGTACCCGCAGTTGTACGCGATTCCGCCGGTTTCCGGAGCGGACGTGCGCACGACGATTGACCCGGCCTGGCAGCGGGCGGCCGAGCACGCGCTGCAAGCGGCGCGGGCGGCGACGGGCGCGGTGGTGGTGCTGGATGTTCCGACGGGAGATGTGCTGGCGATGGCGAGTGTCAATCGGGAGGACCCCTGGCGGAACGTGGCGATCACGGCGCAGACGCCAGGGTCCGTGTTCAAAATCGTCACGCTGGCCGCTGCCATGGAGTCGTACCGCTACGCGCCGAACGCGGTGTTTCACTGTTTCGGCCAGGTTGAGCACCCAGGGGTCCAGATGAAGTGCTGGACCGTCCATGGGCGGGAGACCTTGCTCACGGCCTTCGCGCAGTCGTGTGATGTCGCGTTCGCAGAAGTGGGGATGGGCACCGGACGCCGGGCGATGGAACGAATTGCGGCCCGGCTGCATGTCACCGACGCGCCGCTCCAAGCCGTGCACGGGAAGCCTGTGCTGCCGGGGGCGGAGGCTGGCCGGGTGTTTGCCCGATCCGGCCAGGACGCGGGGCTCCTGGCGAACACGGCGATTGGCCAGGAGGACGTTCGACTTTCCCCGCTGGCGGCGGCGAACCTGGCGGCGACCATTGCGCGCGGCGGCCGCTGCCAGCAGCCCCGCCTGGTGCTGGACGCCGAGCGCGGCGGCGCAGTGGTGCGCGAATACCGTGCGGCGCGGGGGAACGCCGCGATCGCCCGGTCGACAGCCGCGCAGATTGGCGCGGGGATGCGGGCGGCCGTGACGCTGCCCACCGGGACTGGGCACTTTCTGGCGGGTTCGGCCATGCAGCCGGCGGTGAAGACCGGTACGGCGGAAGTCGGACGCGGACTCGTCAACGCGTGGGTCGTTGGCTATGCGCCGGCGGCGCACCCGCGCATCGCGTTTTGCGTGTTTGACGGTGCCGTCCCCTCCGCAGTGGGTCACCGAGCGGCGCGCGAAATGGTACAGGCCCTCGCACAGTCGTACACGCAGTTTTTTCCGTCCACCGACATAGGGTAG
- the sigK gene encoding RNA polymerase sporulation sigma factor SigK produces MPGILTLLALALKDVSVFVSYVKSSAFPQPLTAEEEADCIARMREGDTEARNKLVEHNLRLVAHLVKKFEGSGEETEDLISIGTIGLIKAVENYRPNRNTKLATFAARCIENEILMYLRSTKKHRRETSLQNPIGTDKDGNEMTLVDLLGTDPDEVIDHVDLTWEKQKVYESLPALGDREREVICKRFGLPSGEEMTQREIASQLGISRSYVSRIERKALNKLYDQMRSRHGFG; encoded by the coding sequence ATGCCTGGCATATTGACACTTCTGGCACTGGCGTTGAAGGACGTATCGGTATTTGTCTCGTACGTCAAAAGCAGCGCGTTTCCACAGCCGTTGACAGCAGAGGAAGAAGCGGACTGCATCGCGCGAATGCGCGAAGGCGACACGGAGGCGCGCAACAAGCTGGTCGAACACAACCTTCGCCTGGTGGCGCATCTGGTCAAAAAATTTGAAGGCAGCGGCGAAGAAACGGAGGACCTGATTTCCATCGGTACCATCGGGCTCATCAAGGCGGTGGAAAACTATCGGCCAAACCGAAATACGAAATTGGCGACGTTTGCGGCCCGGTGCATTGAAAATGAGATTTTGATGTATCTGCGCAGCACCAAGAAGCACCGCCGCGAGACGTCCTTGCAAAACCCGATTGGCACCGACAAGGATGGAAATGAAATGACACTGGTTGATTTATTAGGAACGGACCCGGACGAGGTCATCGATCACGTGGATTTAACGTGGGAGAAACAGAAGGTGTACGAAAGCCTGCCAGCCCTGGGCGACCGGGAGCGGGAAGTCATTTGCAAGCGCTTCGGCCTGCCAAGCGGCGAAGAAATGACGCAGCGGGAGATTGCCTCCCAGTTGGGCATCTCGCGCTCCTACGTGTCCCGGATTGAACGCAAAGCGCTCAACAAGCTGTACGACCAAATGCGCTCCCGGCACGGGTTCGGGTAG
- a CDS encoding YqeG family HAD IIIA-type phosphatase, which translates to MAGWLTELTPNEYVSSVYDIDLDKLRDMGKRVILTDLDNTLVPWNHKDAPASLQSWIRLAQERGFRLCIISNNRGARVAAFAKRVGIPAVGAARKPKPRAFLQALEELGAKPEEAVMVGDQLFTDVRGGNRCGLYTILVLPIDPVEWWGTRLVRQAERVALWALRRRGMQEPPRSS; encoded by the coding sequence ATGGCGGGTTGGTTGACAGAGTTGACGCCAAATGAATATGTTTCGTCTGTCTACGACATTGACTTGGACAAGTTACGGGACATGGGCAAGCGAGTGATTTTGACTGATCTCGACAATACCCTGGTCCCTTGGAATCACAAGGACGCGCCGGCCTCGCTGCAGAGCTGGATTCGCCTCGCACAGGAACGAGGCTTCCGGCTGTGCATCATCTCCAACAACCGCGGGGCGCGTGTCGCGGCGTTTGCGAAGCGTGTGGGCATTCCGGCGGTTGGCGCCGCTCGCAAACCGAAGCCCCGCGCCTTTTTGCAGGCGCTCGAGGAACTGGGCGCCAAGCCCGAGGAAGCGGTGATGGTCGGCGACCAGTTGTTCACCGACGTTCGCGGCGGGAACCGCTGCGGCCTCTACACCATTCTGGTGCTGCCCATCGACCCGGTGGAGTGGTGGGGGACGCGCCTGGTGCGGCAGGCCGAACGGGTCGCCTTGTGGGCGCTGCGGCGGCGGGGGATGCAAGAACCGCCGCGGTCATCGTAA